In Streptomyces nojiriensis, one genomic interval encodes:
- a CDS encoding tyrosine-protein phosphatase has protein sequence MKRHVEFERLHNFRDLGGYRSADGRTVRWGTVYRADSLGKLAGADWERFLGLGIGTVIDLRYPWEIEAKGQVPEAERFRYVNLSIEHRPYDQAEIDPDTDPWRYLADRFAEVTEDGAEEIRQVLEELAQAPGPLVFHCTSGKDRTGLIGAFLLTLLGVERADVLADFALTELATERLAADWRAANPGRVMKWPSYGRAPAVIMELVFADLEARYGSVHGYLTDRVGLSERTAGLLRSRLLTGEGARAT, from the coding sequence ATGAAGCGGCACGTCGAGTTCGAGCGTCTGCACAACTTCCGGGACCTGGGCGGATACCGGTCCGCCGACGGGCGGACCGTCCGGTGGGGGACGGTGTACCGGGCCGACTCGCTCGGCAAGCTGGCGGGCGCCGACTGGGAGCGGTTCCTGGGGCTCGGGATCGGGACCGTGATCGACCTGCGGTATCCGTGGGAGATCGAGGCCAAGGGGCAGGTGCCCGAGGCGGAGCGGTTCCGCTACGTCAACCTGAGCATCGAGCACCGCCCCTACGACCAGGCCGAGATCGACCCGGACACCGACCCCTGGCGGTACCTCGCGGACCGGTTCGCCGAGGTCACCGAGGACGGGGCCGAGGAGATCCGGCAGGTCCTGGAGGAGCTGGCGCAGGCGCCCGGCCCCCTCGTCTTCCACTGCACCTCGGGCAAGGACCGGACCGGGCTCATCGGGGCCTTCCTGCTCACCCTGCTCGGGGTGGAACGGGCAGACGTCCTCGCCGACTTCGCACTCACCGAGCTGGCCACCGAGCGGCTCGCCGCCGACTGGCGGGCCGCGAACCCGGGCCGGGTCATGAAGTGGCCGAGTTACGGCCGCGCCCCTGCCGTGATCATGGAGTTGGTGTTCGCGGACCTGGAAGCCCGGTACGGATCCGTGCACGGCTACCTCACGGACCGGGTCGGCCTGTCGGAGCGCACCGCCGGGCTTCTGCGCTCCCGCCTGCTGACCGGCGAAGGCGCCCGCGCGACGTGA
- a CDS encoding IMP dehydrogenase has protein sequence MKILPEISRTLSEYLLIPGLTTEDCTPDQVDLGAPLVRHRVGEEPRIRVATPMVSAIMQAVSSPTLAVALAQVGGLSFIHQNQEIEDQAADVLAVKRHKAGFRSSEITVAPQTPLGEVARLLSEAEQGVAVVTRSGDADGEFLGVISLDDFHLERHGACETAGNRMRGRAGLVTASASVSLSEANELIWQHHLDVLPVLEDGRVVSLVLKKDYQAHKTYHRATVDGAKRLRVGAGINSRDFKDRIPALTEAGADVLCLDSSDGYSVYQARTLEFAREEYGDDVFVGAGNVVDGRAFRYLADAGAAFVKVGIGGGAICTTRAQKGIGRGQASALLDVVQARDAYAQETGVYVPLCCDGGLLNDSHMAMALAMGADFIMLGRYFARLDESPSRKLQIGSQWYKEYWGEGSRRAQNAARYGQRGQMVFEEGVDGYVPYAGSLYDNVERTRAKLTSTMISCGSTSLRDFHRDAVLVPVSAESFKQTGAEVQLRQPAIDSAD, from the coding sequence GTGAAAATCCTCCCCGAGATTTCTCGTACGCTGAGCGAATACCTCCTCATCCCGGGCCTGACCACAGAAGACTGCACGCCGGACCAAGTGGATCTCGGGGCGCCGCTGGTGCGTCACCGGGTCGGTGAGGAGCCGAGGATCCGGGTTGCCACGCCCATGGTGAGCGCCATCATGCAGGCGGTGTCGTCACCGACGCTGGCGGTGGCACTGGCGCAGGTCGGCGGGTTGTCGTTCATCCACCAGAATCAGGAGATCGAGGACCAGGCCGCGGACGTGCTGGCGGTGAAGCGGCACAAGGCCGGCTTCCGGAGCAGCGAGATCACCGTGGCGCCGCAGACGCCTCTCGGTGAGGTCGCCCGGCTGCTGTCCGAGGCCGAGCAGGGCGTGGCGGTGGTCACGCGGAGCGGGGACGCGGACGGCGAGTTCCTGGGGGTCATCAGCCTCGACGACTTCCACCTGGAGCGTCACGGGGCCTGCGAAACCGCCGGCAACCGGATGCGGGGCCGCGCCGGCCTGGTCACCGCGTCCGCCTCGGTCTCCCTGTCCGAGGCGAACGAGCTGATCTGGCAGCACCATCTGGACGTTCTGCCGGTGCTCGAGGACGGCCGCGTCGTCTCCTTGGTCCTCAAGAAGGACTATCAGGCACACAAGACGTATCACCGGGCGACGGTGGACGGCGCAAAGCGTCTGCGTGTGGGTGCCGGTATCAACTCCCGTGACTTCAAGGACCGCATTCCCGCCCTGACCGAGGCCGGCGCGGACGTGCTGTGCCTGGACTCCTCCGACGGCTATTCCGTGTACCAGGCGAGGACCCTCGAATTCGCCCGCGAGGAGTACGGGGACGACGTCTTCGTCGGCGCGGGGAACGTCGTCGACGGCAGGGCCTTTCGCTACCTGGCCGATGCGGGCGCGGCGTTCGTGAAGGTCGGGATCGGCGGCGGGGCCATCTGCACCACCCGGGCGCAGAAGGGCATCGGCCGCGGACAGGCCTCCGCGCTGCTCGATGTGGTCCAGGCGCGCGACGCCTACGCCCAGGAGACCGGTGTGTACGTGCCGCTGTGCTGCGACGGCGGCTTGCTCAACGACTCGCACATGGCGATGGCGCTGGCGATGGGGGCGGACTTCATCATGCTCGGCCGCTACTTCGCCCGGCTCGACGAGAGCCCGTCGCGGAAGCTGCAGATCGGCAGCCAGTGGTACAAGGAGTACTGGGGTGAGGGCTCGCGGCGCGCGCAGAACGCGGCCCGGTACGGCCAGCGCGGCCAGATGGTCTTCGAAGAGGGCGTCGACGGCTACGTGCCCTACGCCGGCAGCCTGTACGACAACGTGGAGCGGACCCGGGCGAAGCTCACCTCGACGATGATCAGCTGCGGGTCGACCAGCCTGCGGGACTTCCACCGCGATGCGGTGCTGGTTCCGGTGTCCGCGGAGTCGTTCAAGCAGACGGGTGCCGAGGTGCAGCTGCGCCAGCCCGCCATCGACTCCGCCGACTGA
- a CDS encoding peptidoglycan-binding domain-containing protein — protein sequence MNTIRRTATRVGVLGATLLMAAGFAAPQASARSGYLEACTNQVGTRWASNGWPVPAVDLARGSTGDCVRALQWALVRTAFVDSADAPTFIDGSFGPKTEAAVLRFQSKYPRETGGPDGIVGIKTWGYLIPAAEG from the coding sequence ATGAACACCATCAGGCGTACGGCCACCCGCGTCGGAGTCCTGGGCGCGACGCTGCTCATGGCCGCCGGATTCGCCGCCCCGCAGGCCTCGGCCCGGTCCGGCTACCTGGAGGCGTGCACGAACCAGGTCGGCACGCGCTGGGCGTCCAACGGCTGGCCCGTCCCGGCGGTGGACCTCGCCAGGGGTTCCACGGGCGACTGCGTGCGGGCGCTCCAGTGGGCTCTGGTCCGCACGGCGTTCGTCGACTCCGCCGATGCCCCGACCTTCATCGACGGCTCCTTCGGCCCCAAGACCGAGGCGGCCGTGCTGCGGTTCCAGTCGAAGTACCCGCGGGAGACCGGCGGCCCGGACGGCATCGTCGGCATCAAGACCTGGGGATACCTCATCCCCGCCGCGGAGGGTTAG
- a CDS encoding peptidoglycan-binding domain-containing protein: protein MSSSRRIRPLAALALAASAVGTLLVTAPTAQASWGNELQACKNAYGSEYYMAWEIPTVVLAKGSSGVCVRELQEELLEAGAVRSEDQPGFVDGSFGPKTYNAVVNFQRSASTMGGADGVVGRYTWHHLIATVYFD, encoded by the coding sequence ATGTCCTCGTCGCGCCGCATCCGCCCTCTGGCGGCCCTCGCGCTCGCCGCGTCCGCCGTCGGCACGCTGCTGGTCACCGCCCCCACCGCCCAGGCCAGTTGGGGCAACGAGCTGCAGGCGTGCAAGAACGCCTACGGCTCCGAGTACTACATGGCCTGGGAGATCCCCACGGTGGTGCTCGCCAAGGGCTCGTCCGGGGTGTGCGTACGGGAACTCCAGGAGGAGCTGCTCGAGGCCGGCGCGGTCCGCAGCGAGGACCAGCCCGGCTTCGTCGACGGAAGCTTCGGTCCCAAGACGTACAACGCGGTGGTGAACTTCCAGCGCAGCGCCTCGACCATGGGCGGTGCGGACGGCGTGGTCGGGCGCTACACCTGGCACCACCTGATCGCCACCGTCTACTTCGATTAG
- a CDS encoding peptidoglycan-binding domain-containing protein — protein sequence MRISRPGKGVTSLLLAAVSTGALLVSAPVAHADDSSYKICKDTYGTRLSPSGRYNIPRYNYSQGDSDVCVAGLQELVADYGLTSWEQSGGNFVDGVFGARTNSAIRRFQSTHNLEADGIVGPRTWEKLLTG from the coding sequence ATGCGCATCTCCCGCCCCGGGAAGGGCGTCACCTCGCTCCTCCTCGCCGCGGTCTCCACCGGCGCCCTGCTCGTCTCCGCGCCGGTCGCCCACGCGGACGACTCCTCGTACAAGATCTGCAAGGACACGTACGGCACGCGCCTCTCCCCGAGCGGGCGCTACAACATCCCGCGGTACAACTACTCCCAGGGCGACTCCGACGTCTGCGTCGCCGGACTCCAGGAGCTCGTCGCGGACTACGGCCTGACCTCGTGGGAGCAGAGCGGCGGCAACTTCGTCGACGGCGTCTTCGGCGCTCGTACCAACTCGGCCATCCGCAGGTTCCAGAGCACCCACAACCTCGAAGCCGATGGCATCGTCGGCCCGCGGACCTGGGAGAAGCTCCTGACGGGCTGA
- a CDS encoding sensor histidine kinase, giving the protein MSGGRRRLGRVWRRRGPLRTRLALSVTAAVALVAVGVCAAAFLVVRSALYEQLDLSLTQSARLAAQRNPGDAPGTLAGECRFLAAPACAEVVAADPAKDPGTPGLLPVDPAAREVAAGRQAPYYTNITVAGYPARMLTTDYAKGRALQVALRADTVEDGITEAAQWLVLTAVIGVLLAAVLGYWVSRTGLAPVARLTATAERIAATRDARHRIELPPPGREDEITRLATSFNTMLGELEQSIAAQRQLVADASHELRTPLTALRTNAELLARADRLTPDQRERASAALGRQLREVTGLVNDLIELARDEEPQPLVEQVRLGALVEHCAQAARTHWPAVPFHVRVPAQPVVVPGVPARLSRLLGNLLDNAAKFGRGGLPVEVELVAGVPGRGPELTVRDHGPGISPEDLPHVFDRFYRAGAARALPGSGLGLAMARQIARAHSAELTAEAAPGGGALFRLAF; this is encoded by the coding sequence GTGAGCGGCGGCCGCCGGCGGCTCGGCCGGGTCTGGCGCAGGCGCGGCCCCCTGCGCACCCGGCTGGCGCTGTCGGTCACCGCCGCCGTGGCCCTCGTGGCCGTCGGGGTGTGCGCGGCGGCGTTCCTGGTGGTCCGGTCCGCACTCTACGAGCAGCTCGACCTCAGCCTCACCCAGTCCGCGCGGCTGGCCGCCCAGCGCAATCCGGGGGACGCGCCGGGCACACTGGCCGGGGAATGCCGGTTCCTGGCGGCTCCCGCCTGCGCGGAAGTGGTGGCCGCCGACCCGGCCAAGGACCCCGGAACCCCGGGACTGCTGCCCGTGGATCCGGCCGCGCGGGAGGTCGCCGCGGGCCGGCAGGCCCCCTACTACACGAACATCACGGTGGCCGGGTATCCCGCCCGGATGCTCACCACCGACTACGCCAAGGGGCGTGCCCTCCAGGTGGCCCTGCGGGCCGACACCGTCGAGGACGGCATCACCGAAGCAGCCCAGTGGCTGGTGCTGACGGCGGTGATCGGCGTGCTGCTGGCCGCCGTGCTGGGGTACTGGGTCTCGCGGACCGGCCTGGCCCCGGTCGCCCGGCTCACCGCGACGGCCGAGCGGATCGCCGCCACCCGCGACGCACGGCACCGGATCGAACTGCCGCCACCGGGGCGGGAGGACGAGATCACCCGGCTCGCCACGAGCTTCAACACCATGCTGGGGGAGCTCGAACAGTCGATCGCCGCGCAGCGCCAACTGGTCGCGGACGCCTCCCACGAACTGCGCACCCCGCTGACGGCCCTGCGGACCAACGCCGAACTGCTGGCCCGGGCCGATCGGCTCACCCCCGACCAGCGCGAGCGCGCCTCGGCCGCGCTCGGGCGGCAGCTGCGCGAGGTGACGGGTCTGGTCAACGACCTGATCGAGCTGGCCCGCGACGAAGAGCCGCAGCCACTGGTGGAACAGGTCCGGCTGGGTGCGCTGGTGGAGCACTGCGCGCAGGCGGCGCGGACGCACTGGCCGGCCGTGCCCTTCCACGTACGGGTCCCGGCCCAGCCCGTCGTGGTGCCGGGGGTACCGGCGCGACTCAGCCGGCTGCTGGGGAACCTGCTCGACAACGCGGCCAAGTTCGGCCGGGGCGGGCTGCCCGTCGAGGTGGAGCTGGTGGCGGGCGTCCCGGGCCGGGGACCGGAGCTGACGGTCCGTGACCACGGCCCGGGGATCTCGCCGGAAGACCTGCCGCACGTCTTCGACCGGTTCTACCGGGCCGGGGCGGCCCGCGCCCTGCCGGGGTCGGGGCTCGGACTGGCCATGGCCCGGCAGATCGCGCGGGCGCACTCAGCCGAGCTGACGGCGGAGGCCGCCCCGGGCGGCGGCGCGCTGTTCCGGCTGGCGTTCTGA
- a CDS encoding response regulator transcription factor codes for MSSTDSTGSTRSTRSTGGTGGAGRQRILVVDDEPEVRAAVEDGLAIEGYEVRGAPDGLAALSQVAAWEPDAVVLDVMMPVLDGLAVCRQLRALGDRTPVLVLTALDSVSERVDGLEAGADDYLVKPFALDELVARVRALLRRAAPGPAGPAAAPLGFADLVLDPATRTGRRGSRPLEFSRTEAALLELLLRHPGQVLPRELILELVWGRDFGPDSNSLAVYVGYLRRKLEAAGEPRLVHTVHGVGYRLDAA; via the coding sequence ATGAGCTCCACGGACAGCACAGGCAGTACGCGCAGTACGCGCAGTACAGGCGGCACGGGCGGCGCGGGTAGGCAGCGCATCCTCGTCGTCGACGACGAGCCCGAGGTGCGGGCAGCCGTCGAGGACGGACTGGCGATCGAGGGGTACGAGGTACGGGGGGCCCCGGACGGGCTCGCGGCCCTCTCCCAGGTCGCGGCCTGGGAGCCCGACGCGGTCGTCCTCGACGTGATGATGCCCGTACTCGACGGCCTCGCAGTCTGCCGGCAGCTGCGGGCGCTGGGCGACCGTACCCCCGTCCTCGTCCTGACCGCCCTCGACTCCGTCAGCGAGCGCGTCGACGGGCTGGAGGCGGGCGCCGACGACTACCTCGTCAAACCCTTCGCCCTGGACGAGCTGGTCGCCCGGGTCCGCGCGCTCCTGCGGCGGGCCGCGCCCGGACCCGCCGGCCCCGCGGCCGCCCCGCTCGGCTTCGCCGACCTCGTCCTCGACCCCGCGACCCGCACCGGGCGCCGGGGGAGCAGGCCGCTGGAATTCAGCCGTACCGAAGCGGCCCTGCTCGAACTGCTCCTGCGCCACCCCGGCCAAGTCCTCCCGCGGGAGCTGATCCTCGAACTGGTGTGGGGACGGGACTTCGGTCCGGACTCCAACTCCCTCGCCGTCTACGTCGGCTACCTGCGCCGGAAACTGGAGGCCGCGGGCGAGCCCCGGCTGGTGCACACCGTCCACGGGGTCGGCTACCGGCTGGACGCGGCGTGA